One Ethanoligenens harbinense YUAN-3 genomic window carries:
- a CDS encoding aldose 1-epimerase family protein, producing the protein MMDYTLKNEYVDLKLSAYGGQLTSIKANAIEYLWQGDAAYWSGQAPILFPIVGSLRNKEATVGKNKTCHMERHGVARKQNFDMIACTGESISFSFDSNESTLSQFPYRFHLIEKYVLHQNSIEVQYIVQNTGDGVLPFQIGGHPGFNCPLLQGERFEDYQIEFEYPETADCPQIVPDTGLVDVENRRRVLTDSKTLPLKHSLFYKDALIFDRLKSRNVKLRNPHTGHYVALSFHDFNNLLIWSSSNDGPFVALEPWSGLATCSDESDVFEEKRGIYLLEPRQMKSFSHTITVG; encoded by the coding sequence ATGATGGATTACACATTAAAAAACGAGTACGTAGACCTGAAACTGAGCGCGTATGGCGGACAGTTGACTTCCATAAAGGCAAATGCCATAGAATATCTTTGGCAGGGCGACGCAGCCTATTGGAGCGGCCAGGCGCCGATTCTTTTCCCGATTGTAGGAAGCCTGCGCAATAAAGAGGCAACCGTCGGGAAAAATAAGACCTGCCATATGGAACGCCATGGCGTGGCGCGCAAGCAGAACTTTGACATGATTGCATGTACCGGTGAATCCATTTCTTTTTCCTTTGATTCCAACGAATCCACGTTGTCACAGTTTCCCTACCGCTTTCATCTGATCGAGAAGTATGTCCTTCACCAAAACAGCATTGAGGTGCAATACATCGTTCAGAATACCGGTGACGGCGTGCTCCCGTTTCAAATCGGCGGTCATCCCGGATTTAATTGTCCTTTGCTCCAGGGCGAACGTTTTGAGGATTATCAAATCGAATTTGAATACCCGGAGACCGCCGACTGTCCCCAGATCGTGCCAGATACCGGCCTTGTGGATGTAGAAAACCGCAGGCGTGTTTTGACGGACTCCAAAACTCTTCCATTAAAGCACAGCCTGTTTTACAAGGATGCCTTGATTTTTGACCGACTGAAATCGAGGAACGTGAAATTACGGAATCCGCACACCGGCCATTATGTGGCACTTTCTTTTCATGATTTTAACAATCTGCTTATTTGGTCCAGTTCAAATGACGGACCGTTTGTTGCACTGGAGCCATGGAGCGGATTGGCAACTTGCAGCGACGAAAGCGATGTTTTTGAAGAAAAACGCGGGATCTATTTATTAGAGCCCCGGCAAATGAAATCTTTTTCCCATACAATCACCGTCGGATAA
- a CDS encoding NAD(P)/FAD-dependent oxidoreductase, producing MHYVILGAGAAGLKAAERLRILDQKGRITVVAEDVSPVSRCLLHHYIAGARALDDLSFVPSYFFGENNIRFINKSACPSIDFDQKVMRLHNGERLRYDRLLIATGARAVLPPVPGLAQAGNVYTLRAFRDAEGIAEVCGTGDRTAVVIGAGLVGMDAAQALLQRGVKVHVVELADRVLPLYLDAPAARLYQTLFEQEGAAFHTGTAVTSAQQNGAGQVCSLVLANGETVPCDFVVVASGARPNLAFSSQKSGNIPRTSSAIEVDDHMRTSTPDVYAAGDVTGISGIWPLAVKQGIVAAENMAGKDSVYQDTFSKINALNFCGLPALSIGEVNPPEDTDSAIETLTSGAVYKKFVTENGILRGALLVGDIAGGGFYAAMVKRGIPLKRAAQRWNENFTDHFAVDEKARYFYAEPTPR from the coding sequence ATGCATTATGTAATACTTGGCGCGGGTGCCGCGGGACTGAAGGCCGCAGAGCGGCTGCGCATACTGGATCAGAAGGGCAGAATCACGGTCGTGGCCGAAGACGTCAGCCCGGTCTCGCGCTGTTTGCTCCATCATTACATTGCCGGAGCCCGTGCGCTGGACGATCTCAGCTTTGTTCCCTCCTACTTCTTTGGAGAAAACAACATCCGTTTTATCAATAAGAGCGCCTGCCCCTCCATCGACTTTGACCAGAAGGTCATGCGTCTGCACAACGGTGAGCGGCTCCGCTACGACAGGCTGCTGATCGCAACCGGCGCGCGTGCCGTCCTGCCGCCTGTCCCGGGGCTTGCGCAGGCAGGCAACGTGTACACTCTGCGCGCCTTTCGGGATGCGGAAGGCATTGCGGAGGTATGCGGCACGGGTGACCGGACAGCCGTCGTGATCGGTGCGGGTCTGGTTGGCATGGATGCGGCGCAGGCGCTTCTGCAGCGTGGCGTAAAGGTTCATGTTGTGGAGCTTGCTGACCGTGTCCTGCCGCTTTACTTGGATGCACCCGCGGCCAGGCTTTACCAGACACTGTTCGAGCAGGAAGGGGCAGCATTCCACACTGGAACCGCCGTTACGAGCGCGCAGCAAAATGGCGCCGGTCAAGTCTGTTCTCTGGTGCTTGCAAACGGAGAGACGGTTCCCTGTGATTTTGTCGTGGTGGCTTCCGGCGCGCGGCCCAATCTTGCCTTTTCCTCGCAGAAATCGGGAAACATACCGCGCACAAGCAGCGCCATAGAAGTTGACGACCATATGCGCACGAGCACTCCGGACGTTTATGCCGCGGGCGATGTCACCGGCATCTCGGGCATCTGGCCGCTCGCCGTGAAGCAAGGCATCGTCGCCGCTGAAAACATGGCCGGGAAGGACAGCGTGTATCAAGATACGTTTTCAAAAATCAACGCCCTGAATTTCTGCGGTCTGCCGGCGCTGTCGATCGGAGAGGTGAATCCTCCGGAAGATACCGATTCCGCAATCGAAACGTTGACTTCGGGCGCCGTTTACAAGAAATTCGTGACCGAAAACGGCATTTTACGTGGCGCGCTGCTTGTGGGTGATATCGCAGGCGGTGGATTTTACGCCGCGATGGTCAAGCGGGGAATCCCGCTCAAACGCGCAGCACAACGGTGGAATGAAAATTTTACCGATCATTTCGCGGTCGATGAGAAAGCGAGATACTTCTATGCAGAACCGACGCCGCGGTAA
- a CDS encoding 4Fe-4S dicluster domain-containing protein, which produces MRRIQIRRELCDGCMKCTAACAAEYDQTGGQTMEGMDSAEEQSESRISILPDANGHFTPIFCRQCDEPACAQACISGAMAKNPLSGRVTYDADCCAACFMCVLACPFGVLRPDQSTHSVIVKCDLCNRREIPRCVESCPKGALLVIEVNV; this is translated from the coding sequence ATGAGAAGAATACAGATCAGGCGAGAACTTTGCGACGGTTGCATGAAATGCACGGCCGCCTGCGCGGCGGAGTATGACCAGACCGGCGGCCAGACTATGGAAGGGATGGATTCCGCCGAAGAGCAAAGCGAAAGCCGCATCAGCATCCTTCCGGATGCCAATGGGCACTTTACGCCGATTTTCTGCCGCCAGTGTGACGAGCCTGCGTGCGCTCAGGCCTGCATCAGCGGAGCGATGGCCAAAAATCCGCTTTCCGGCCGGGTTACGTATGACGCAGATTGCTGCGCCGCCTGCTTTATGTGCGTGCTGGCCTGCCCGTTTGGGGTATTGAGGCCCGACCAGAGCACGCATAGCGTGATCGTGAAGTGCGACTTGTGCAACCGGCGCGAAATTCCCCGCTGTGTGGAAAGCTGCCCGAAAGGGGCACTGCTGGTGATCGAGGTGAATGTGTGA
- a CDS encoding PIN domain-containing protein gives MHTIYDITNLPVFPDQTVAFAMDTHILLWTFYSRCAITKAYQKTAYPEFIKNVISHGNRLIVTTLNINEMLHFIEKNECDIYNNLKGTNLSVKKFRQLPAQRSMVQHEITLILKQLSSIPGIAIEPATISPGMVEAFADGYSSHRCDFFDYYLLDFCKRSGVAVISDDVDFYYSYSPIDLFTANAQILRMASE, from the coding sequence ATGCATACGATCTATGACATTACGAATCTGCCGGTATTTCCGGACCAAACGGTCGCATTTGCCATGGATACCCATATCCTTTTGTGGACCTTTTACAGCCGGTGCGCAATCACCAAGGCCTATCAGAAAACCGCTTATCCGGAATTTATCAAGAATGTCATTTCGCACGGAAACAGGCTGATCGTTACGACGCTCAACATCAACGAAATGCTCCATTTCATCGAAAAAAACGAGTGCGACATTTACAACAATCTCAAAGGAACCAACCTGTCCGTAAAGAAATTCCGGCAACTGCCCGCACAGCGCAGCATGGTGCAGCATGAGATCACGCTGATTCTGAAACAGCTTTCCTCCATCCCCGGCATTGCGATCGAACCCGCAACGATCAGCCCCGGGATGGTGGAGGCCTTTGCGGACGGGTATTCTTCTCATCGCTGTGATTTTTTCGATTACTATCTGCTCGATTTCTGCAAACGCAGTGGGGTGGCCGTCATTTCGGATGATGTTGATTTTTATTACAGTTACAGCCCGATTGACCTGTTCACTGCAAACGCGCAGATCCTGCGCATGGCGTCCGAATAG
- a CDS encoding STAS-like domain-containing protein, translating to MQKVMVRDIATMALTESDGRKLRKAIEASLKDGETVELDFSGISLFATMFFNASIGNFVMKLSPDECAEKIRLTNISDLGMDTYLHSFENASAIYAQQETLIKISDITQSNITDN from the coding sequence ATGCAAAAAGTAATGGTCCGCGATATTGCAACGATGGCTCTGACCGAATCGGACGGAAGGAAGCTGCGAAAGGCGATCGAGGCCTCTCTGAAGGACGGCGAGACAGTCGAACTCGACTTTTCCGGCATCTCGCTTTTCGCCACGATGTTTTTCAACGCAAGCATCGGAAATTTCGTCATGAAGCTTTCTCCGGACGAATGTGCGGAAAAAATCCGGCTGACGAACATTTCGGATCTCGGGATGGACACATACCTTCACTCCTTTGAAAACGCCAGCGCCATCTACGCCCAACAGGAAACGCTCATCAAGATAAGCGACATCACCCAGTCCAACATTACGGACAACTGA
- a CDS encoding ATP-binding protein, which produces MDGCRIFKFNTVMYQGRPSYEMFGQLHQCIMAGGCSRIEIDMSEYRYMHPAFAVLVASSIYLGDKYGKEVVIRYDIANQKLAQFLKQAGICGCYYSPKHRTQLDSKNSSIPFNRFRRIEDTYSTVEKILNCAPVYLSSALKNQFISKITEIFSNAFEHGKSEIGVFCCGFINSSNHFSFSVYDAGVGVCTNVNRYLHTRLSNEKALEWAFDKTHSTLNGIVDYPRGAGLSLLESFSRANHGRIDFVTESAYCRIDSKSRKFYQLKNPIKGTIVSMNIHADDRHIYLVD; this is translated from the coding sequence GTGGACGGATGCCGCATATTCAAATTCAATACGGTCATGTATCAGGGCAGACCTTCCTATGAGATGTTTGGTCAGCTGCATCAATGCATCATGGCCGGTGGTTGTTCCCGAATCGAGATCGACATGAGTGAATATCGATATATGCACCCCGCGTTTGCGGTGCTCGTCGCGTCGTCTATCTATCTTGGTGACAAGTACGGCAAAGAGGTCGTCATCCGTTACGACATTGCCAACCAAAAACTTGCGCAGTTCCTCAAGCAGGCGGGCATCTGCGGATGCTATTATTCCCCCAAACATCGCACGCAGTTGGATTCGAAAAACTCTTCTATTCCGTTCAACCGGTTCCGGCGCATCGAAGACACTTATTCAACGGTTGAAAAGATTCTAAACTGTGCTCCCGTCTACCTGAGCAGCGCATTGAAAAACCAGTTTATTTCCAAAATCACCGAGATCTTTTCCAACGCGTTTGAACATGGAAAAAGCGAGATCGGCGTGTTCTGCTGCGGCTTTATCAACAGCTCCAACCATTTTTCTTTTTCGGTGTATGACGCCGGCGTTGGGGTCTGCACCAACGTGAACCGCTATCTGCACACCCGTCTCAGCAATGAGAAAGCGCTGGAATGGGCTTTTGACAAGACACACTCAACTTTGAACGGCATCGTGGATTACCCGCGCGGCGCCGGCCTGAGCCTGCTGGAAAGCTTCTCCCGTGCCAACCATGGGCGGATCGATTTTGTCACCGAAAGCGCGTATTGCCGGATCGATTCGAAATCCAGAAAGTTCTATCAATTAAAAAACCCCATCAAAGGCACAATCGTCAGCATGAACATTCATGCTGACGACCGGCATATCTATCTGGTGGACTGA
- a CDS encoding FecCD family ABC transporter permease has translation MEMETQSRIGKAVRTKTRTHDGADHLDIPVLPLLIVSLIVLFLLSINLGRFGIPIDQFAGFVLDKTFGMHFSYPATIETVLMNIRIPRIFAAILVGTALSASGASYQGLFKNPMVSPDILGAAAGAGFGAALAILLSFNTVGIQISAFAFGLLAVMLSYLLSRAIGKGSNVILILVLTGIVMESMFAALTSAIKYVADPDSKLPEITFWLMGSLSRLLGMGDILKLLIPVGIGILPLYLLRWKINVLSFGEEEAIAMGVNTKRLRLVIIACSTLLTACAISVSGMVGWVGLVVPHISRMLVGPNYKKLLPVSMVTGGIFLLAVDDVARSAISIEIPLGILTALIGAPFFVFLLLRGKKGWL, from the coding sequence ATGGAAATGGAAACTCAGAGCCGGATCGGGAAAGCCGTGAGAACAAAGACCCGCACACACGACGGGGCCGACCATCTGGACATCCCGGTTCTCCCGCTCCTGATTGTCTCACTGATTGTCCTGTTTCTTCTTTCCATCAATTTGGGCAGATTCGGTATCCCCATCGACCAATTCGCCGGTTTCGTTCTGGATAAAACGTTTGGCATGCATTTTTCTTATCCCGCAACGATTGAAACTGTGCTGATGAACATCCGCATCCCGCGCATCTTCGCCGCGATCTTAGTGGGCACCGCGCTCTCTGCATCGGGCGCATCCTATCAGGGTCTGTTCAAAAACCCAATGGTCTCGCCCGATATTTTGGGGGCGGCTGCCGGCGCGGGCTTCGGAGCGGCGCTTGCGATCCTCCTTTCTTTCAACACCGTGGGCATCCAGATTTCCGCATTTGCTTTCGGCCTGCTCGCGGTCATGCTTTCTTATCTGTTGAGCCGTGCCATCGGCAAAGGCAGCAATGTAATCCTGATTCTGGTGCTGACCGGCATCGTCATGGAATCCATGTTCGCCGCGCTGACATCGGCCATCAAATATGTCGCCGACCCGGACAGCAAGCTGCCGGAGATCACATTCTGGCTCATGGGCAGCCTGTCGCGCCTGCTCGGCATGGGGGATATTCTGAAGCTTCTGATTCCGGTCGGGATCGGCATTCTGCCGCTTTACCTTCTCCGCTGGAAAATCAATGTACTTTCCTTCGGAGAGGAAGAGGCCATCGCGATGGGTGTTAACACCAAAAGACTCCGGTTGGTCATCATCGCCTGCTCTACGCTGCTGACGGCCTGCGCGATCTCCGTCAGCGGGATGGTCGGGTGGGTCGGCCTTGTGGTGCCGCATATTTCCCGCATGCTGGTCGGGCCGAACTACAAAAAGCTGCTGCCGGTCTCCATGGTCACGGGCGGTATCTTTTTACTCGCCGTCGATGATGTGGCCCGCAGCGCAATTTCGATCGAGATTCCGCTCGGTATCTTGACGGCGTTGATCGGGGCTCCGTTTTTTGTCTTCTTGCTGCTGCGCGGCAAGAAAGGGTGGCTGTAA
- a CDS encoding ABC transporter substrate-binding protein, protein MFQKERECKITGPFRLLLLALCFALLFTLYGCASTNTKISATSSTDSSSTTRVVTDMAGRKVTIPKNVTRVVSLSNNTSVDTYILAPDKLLGWSFTPKTDAKPYIDDKYFNLPVLATDTSNSANFENIIALKPDVIICSNEDEVYQPDELQSKLGIPVVYVDIELKNTAKVYTFLGDVLGVQSRAKKLADSTTKALGTVEKAMAKIPASKKRKVYYAEGADWLQTDISGNVHAQVIDVAGGINVANISEDKTGSMAKVSLEQVIAWNPDVILVGATAAKGGFYSKVYSTPAWAAINAVKNKQIYQIPSLPFNWFDRPPSATRILGVEWLANLLYPDTVKLDMKSETKTYYNLFLHKTITDQQASDILNVVSSTSSSSASSAASSTASK, encoded by the coding sequence ATGTTTCAAAAGGAAAGAGAATGTAAAATCACAGGGCCGTTCCGGCTCCTGCTGCTGGCTTTGTGCTTCGCGCTGCTGTTTACGTTATATGGATGTGCAAGCACAAACACAAAGATATCCGCCACTTCCTCGACTGATTCGAGCAGCACGACCAGAGTGGTCACCGATATGGCGGGCAGAAAGGTGACCATTCCCAAAAACGTCACTCGGGTCGTCTCGCTGAGCAACAACACCTCGGTCGACACCTACATACTGGCCCCGGATAAACTGCTGGGCTGGAGCTTTACGCCCAAGACCGACGCAAAGCCCTATATCGACGACAAATACTTCAACCTTCCGGTGCTTGCGACCGACACCTCCAATTCGGCAAATTTTGAGAACATCATCGCACTCAAGCCGGATGTGATTATCTGCTCCAATGAGGACGAGGTGTATCAGCCGGACGAACTGCAGTCCAAACTGGGCATTCCGGTCGTCTATGTGGATATTGAGCTAAAAAACACCGCGAAGGTTTACACTTTCCTAGGCGATGTGCTCGGTGTTCAGAGCCGCGCGAAAAAGCTTGCGGACAGCACGACAAAGGCGCTCGGCACGGTGGAAAAGGCAATGGCCAAAATTCCGGCCTCCAAAAAGCGCAAGGTTTATTACGCGGAAGGCGCCGATTGGCTTCAGACGGACATTTCGGGCAATGTGCACGCGCAGGTCATCGATGTGGCGGGCGGCATCAATGTGGCGAACATCTCGGAGGACAAAACCGGCTCGATGGCGAAGGTCTCGCTGGAGCAGGTGATTGCGTGGAATCCGGATGTCATCCTCGTGGGCGCGACCGCCGCAAAAGGCGGCTTCTATTCCAAAGTGTATTCAACGCCGGCATGGGCCGCCATCAACGCTGTGAAGAACAAACAGATCTATCAGATCCCCTCACTCCCCTTCAACTGGTTTGACCGCCCGCCGTCCGCCACGCGCATCCTCGGCGTGGAGTGGCTCGCAAACCTGCTCTATCCGGACACGGTGAAGCTGGACATGAAGAGCGAAACCAAAACGTATTACAATCTGTTCCTCCACAAAACGATCACCGACCAACAGGCAAGCGACATCCTGAACGTGGTTTCCTCCACGTCTTCCTCCAGCGCGTCTTCTGCAGCTTCTTCGACGGCGTCCAAATAA
- the nifH gene encoding nitrogenase iron protein, whose translation MTRKIAFYGKGGIGKSTTQQNTACALSHFHNKKVFIHGCDPKADCTRLALGGKPQDTIMDMLREQGEDAITVEKVVKTGFEGIRCVESGGPEPGVGCAGRGVITAISLMEDLGAYTEDLDFVHFDVLGDVVCGGFAMPIRDGKAQEVYIVASGEMMAIYAANNISRGLLKYANQSGVRLGGIICNSRKVDNEHELMDEFVTALGTQMIHFVPRDNIVQKAEFNKKSVVEYDDNCNQAHEYETLAKKIIENEMFVVPSPLDMDCLEKMVSKYGLMD comes from the coding sequence ATGACCAGAAAAATCGCATTCTACGGCAAAGGCGGCATCGGCAAATCCACCACGCAGCAAAACACGGCGTGCGCGCTCTCGCATTTCCACAACAAAAAGGTGTTCATCCACGGCTGTGACCCGAAAGCCGACTGCACGCGTCTGGCGCTCGGCGGCAAACCGCAGGATACCATCATGGATATGCTTCGTGAGCAAGGCGAAGATGCCATCACGGTTGAGAAAGTGGTCAAAACCGGTTTCGAAGGTATCCGCTGTGTGGAATCCGGCGGTCCGGAACCCGGCGTTGGCTGCGCGGGCCGTGGTGTTATCACCGCCATCTCCCTGATGGAAGATCTGGGCGCCTACACGGAAGATCTGGATTTCGTTCACTTCGACGTTCTGGGCGACGTTGTCTGCGGCGGTTTCGCAATGCCCATCCGCGACGGTAAGGCGCAGGAAGTCTACATCGTGGCTTCCGGCGAAATGATGGCGATCTACGCGGCCAACAACATCTCCCGCGGCCTGTTGAAATATGCGAACCAGAGCGGCGTGCGCCTGGGCGGCATCATCTGCAACAGCCGTAAAGTGGACAACGAGCACGAGCTGATGGATGAGTTCGTCACCGCTCTCGGCACCCAGATGATCCACTTTGTGCCCCGCGATAACATCGTGCAGAAAGCGGAATTCAACAAGAAATCCGTCGTGGAATACGACGACAACTGCAACCAGGCTCACGAATACGAGACTCTGGCGAAAAAAATCATCGAAAACGAAATGTTCGTTGTCCCTTCCCCTCTGGATATGGATTGTCTGGAGAAAATGGTTTCCAAATACGGCCTGATGGACTGA
- a CDS encoding P-II family nitrogen regulator has translation MKMIRAIVRPEKATDITDGLSEAGFYSMTKFNVFGRGKQKGISVGQVHYDELPKTMIMVVVDDDAVDDVIKAISYKAYTGNFGDGKIFVNTVDNAYTVRTGKKGL, from the coding sequence ATGAAAATGATTCGTGCGATTGTCCGTCCGGAAAAAGCCACGGACATTACCGATGGACTTTCCGAAGCCGGTTTCTATTCCATGACCAAATTCAACGTATTTGGCCGCGGCAAGCAGAAAGGCATCTCGGTCGGGCAGGTGCACTATGACGAGCTGCCTAAAACCATGATCATGGTTGTGGTGGACGACGATGCGGTAGACGACGTCATCAAGGCCATCAGTTACAAGGCATACACCGGCAATTTCGGAGACGGCAAAATTTTCGTGAACACCGTGGACAATGCCTATACGGTGAGAACCGGCAAAAAAGGCCTATAA
- a CDS encoding P-II family nitrogen regulator: protein MKEIIAIIRPNKMEKTKEALDRLGFPSFTASAVMGRGHQRGIAGEVTTPIDTKMKAAEKGIGMKFIPKRMISIIVDDNSVDEILKTLIAVNQTAQIGDGKIFVCPLEGAVRVRTNETGTDALI from the coding sequence ATGAAGGAGATCATCGCGATCATCCGCCCCAACAAAATGGAAAAGACCAAAGAGGCGTTGGACCGTCTCGGCTTCCCCAGCTTCACAGCTTCAGCCGTGATGGGGCGCGGCCACCAAAGGGGCATTGCAGGTGAGGTTACGACGCCCATTGATACCAAAATGAAAGCTGCTGAAAAGGGCATCGGCATGAAGTTTATCCCCAAACGGATGATTTCGATTATTGTCGATGACAACAGCGTGGATGAGATACTAAAAACACTGATCGCCGTCAACCAAACCGCTCAAATCGGCGACGGCAAAATTTTTGTCTGCCCGCTTGAAGGTGCAGTCAGAGTCAGAACCAACGAAACAGGCACGGATGCGCTTATTTGA
- the vnfD gene encoding nitrogenase vanadium-iron protein, alpha chain, with protein MPLKLFECDTVIPERKRHVYVKNVGEDTSMFLPMANIDTIPGSISERGCSYCGAKLVIGGVLKDTIQLIHGPVGCAYNTWHTKRYPSDNDNYQLKYVCSTDVKEKHVIFGAEKLLKQNILEAFKAFPNCKRMIIYTTCATALIGDDPKAVAKDVMKELGDVDIFCSQCAGFAGVSQSKGHHVFNIDWMNEKVGTYEPEITSDYTINMIGDYNIQGDSVVLSDYFHRMGIQVIAHFTGNETYDGLRSMHRAQLNVVNCARSAGYIANELKKKYGIPRLDVDTWGFNYVAESLRKVGAFFGLENRAEQVIAEEYAKWEPKLNWYKERLKGKKLCIWTGGPRLWHWTKALEDDLGMEVVSMSSKFGHQEDFEKVIARGNIGTIYIDDGNELEFFEVLKEKKVDVIFTGPRVGELVKKLHIPYINGHAYHNGPYMGFEGWVNCARDIYNGIHSPIWALAGKDIRKGA; from the coding sequence ATGCCGTTAAAGCTATTCGAATGCGATACCGTCATACCGGAACGCAAAAGGCATGTGTATGTCAAGAACGTGGGCGAAGACACGTCCATGTTCCTGCCCATGGCCAACATCGACACCATCCCGGGTTCCATCTCAGAACGCGGGTGCAGTTACTGCGGCGCGAAGCTGGTCATCGGCGGTGTGCTGAAAGACACGATCCAGCTGATCCACGGCCCGGTCGGCTGTGCATATAACACCTGGCACACCAAGCGCTATCCGAGCGACAACGACAATTACCAGTTGAAGTATGTCTGCTCCACCGACGTGAAAGAAAAGCATGTCATCTTCGGCGCGGAGAAACTGCTCAAGCAGAACATTCTGGAAGCCTTCAAGGCTTTTCCAAACTGCAAACGCATGATTATCTATACCACCTGCGCGACGGCGCTCATCGGCGACGACCCCAAGGCGGTGGCAAAAGATGTCATGAAAGAGCTCGGCGATGTCGATATCTTCTGCTCGCAGTGCGCCGGTTTTGCCGGTGTCAGCCAGTCCAAAGGCCACCATGTTTTCAACATCGACTGGATGAATGAAAAGGTCGGTACATACGAGCCGGAGATCACCAGCGACTACACGATCAACATGATCGGTGACTACAACATCCAAGGCGATTCCGTGGTACTCAGCGATTATTTTCACCGCATGGGCATCCAGGTCATCGCGCATTTCACGGGCAACGAAACCTATGACGGCCTGCGCAGCATGCACCGCGCGCAGCTGAATGTCGTCAACTGCGCGCGCAGCGCGGGTTATATCGCCAACGAGCTGAAGAAAAAGTATGGCATTCCGCGCCTGGACGTGGATACCTGGGGCTTCAACTACGTGGCCGAATCTTTGCGCAAGGTCGGCGCGTTCTTTGGTCTTGAGAACAGGGCGGAGCAGGTCATCGCCGAGGAATATGCAAAGTGGGAGCCCAAGCTCAACTGGTACAAGGAGCGGCTGAAAGGCAAAAAGCTTTGCATCTGGACGGGCGGCCCGCGCCTCTGGCACTGGACCAAGGCTCTGGAAGACGACCTTGGCATGGAGGTCGTCTCCATGTCCTCGAAATTCGGCCATCAGGAAGACTTCGAAAAGGTCATCGCCCGCGGCAACATCGGCACCATCTACATTGACGATGGAAACGAGTTGGAGTTCTTCGAGGTTCTCAAAGAGAAAAAAGTCGATGTGATCTTTACCGGCCCACGTGTAGGCGAGCTGGTCAAAAAACTTCATATTCCATATATCAACGGCCACGCCTATCACAACGGCCCATACATGGGCTTTGAGGGATGGGTAAACTGCGCGCGTGACATTTACAACGGCATTCATTCGCCGATCTGGGCACTTGCCGGAAAAGACATCAGAAAGGGTGCGTGA
- a CDS encoding Fe-only/vanadium nitrogenase subunit delta, which yields MSEKTEQLFLYLQERCLFQFHSRSWDREENIHVTCEDLVKLLTGEKVLRETPEDRCHYADAVLLAEQVKEKFPWMLKLSDDERRDVIQGAFEKLMDVTVTNSRNAELNNENY from the coding sequence ATGTCGGAAAAAACCGAACAGCTCTTTCTGTATCTGCAGGAGCGCTGCCTGTTTCAGTTCCATTCCCGCTCGTGGGACAGAGAAGAAAACATCCATGTCACCTGCGAGGATCTGGTCAAACTGCTGACCGGTGAAAAAGTCCTCCGGGAAACTCCGGAAGACCGGTGCCACTATGCGGACGCCGTTTTGCTGGCTGAACAAGTCAAGGAGAAATTTCCCTGGATGCTCAAGCTCAGCGATGATGAGCGGCGTGACGTGATCCAGGGGGCATTTGAAAAACTCATGGACGTGACGGTAACCAATTCCCGCAACGCAGAATTGAACAACGAAAATTACTGA